The following coding sequences lie in one Sedimentibacter sp. MB35-C1 genomic window:
- a CDS encoding TetR/AcrR family transcriptional regulator, with protein sequence MNKTITSREAILSAGKEIIVQSGIQGLNMRDVARKCGVSVGSVYNYFPSKGDLIIATIESVWTEIMHGSTGCVPQHNFAENILSLFNSVQKGRKKYPSFFTVHSMSVANLDKNKGREAMNRYFAHIKNGLLESLQRDQGIRKDAFSNQFTKPDFVDFIFSNIITLLMKEATSCDLLLEIVKRTIY encoded by the coding sequence TTACTTCCAGGGAAGCTATTCTTTCAGCAGGGAAAGAAATCATTGTTCAATCAGGTATACAGGGGTTGAATATGAGAGATGTAGCACGTAAATGCGGTGTTTCTGTGGGATCGGTTTACAACTATTTCCCATCGAAAGGTGATTTGATTATTGCAACAATTGAGTCTGTTTGGACAGAGATTATGCATGGCTCTACAGGCTGCGTCCCACAACACAATTTTGCCGAAAATATTCTGTCTTTGTTTAATAGCGTACAAAAAGGTCGCAAAAAATACCCATCATTTTTCACCGTACATTCTATGAGTGTTGCAAACCTTGACAAGAACAAGGGTCGAGAAGCGATGAATCGATATTTCGCCCACATAAAAAACGGTTTACTTGAATCTCTCCAACGTGATCAAGGCATAAGAAAAGATGCTTTCTCGAATCAATTTACAAAACCGGATTTTGTTGACTTTATTTTCTCCAATATCATTACTTTGTTGATGAAAGAAGCAACGTCATGTGATTTATTGTTGGAAATAGTGAAACGCACCATCTATTAA